Below is a genomic region from Scheffersomyces stipitis CBS 6054 chromosome 8, complete sequence.
ACCCGAACGAACAAAACCCATTCCACCCTTCAAATTGCATAGGCAGTTGTCagaaaaaaatgaaaaccTATCCAACATTCTTGATTGTTTGGGTGACATGATAACCCAAGAAAACGATCTTTTGCTTCTGGAGTTGTCCcgacttgtccaagaagtaCAAGTTTCCATACCCAACAACACATATATAATACCGAAGCTCTCTTTGGATTTCACCACTGCACCCTATTCCGCTCACAGCCCTTCACGATTATGACCTATTCTCTACTGTATTTCATTATATACAATCTTATATATTATCAGAAGTAAATACCTCGAGTATCTCTACTTGAGTGCAAGATTCGTAATTGTAGACGACATCTTCGAGTTTCTAAACAGCGGAAGATCTCTTCCGGAAACGGCCGAAGATGTACTTTGAGAATGTTGAGATGGTTGTCCTTCTCTTGGTTCCAAATTAAGCGacaattgatattgttcttCGATGGTAGGACATTTGTCAAACCACGAATCCAAGTATTTCTGTATTTCAGGAACCGTCTGGAAGTTGTACCCTGTTGTCTTAAATCTGTCGATACCCGTAACGATTTCACATGTCTTGGCTCTCTTAGCAAAGTTGATCATTCTGGTACGATTCATCAAATAATCCGGATTTCCATGGTACACAAATGTCAAATCGGTTAAGAAAACACCAAAAAATGGAACACAAGGTTCAGACCCAATAAACTTCAAAACGTCTCTATATTCATTGAAATTTCTGGAAGAGTTCATTAATTTGTTCATACTTTGCAAGTGCGACAAGGTATCAGCACTGACATACTTCCAcgttttcttcaatctatgaatagaagaagaatacaacGCAGAAATAATTGCTGTCATACTCGAAAAGTTGTTATATTGACGGCACTTTTCTGCTACTTGAACAAAGTATCTGATAACCTGAATTCTCTTTTTAGCATCGGTCTTTCTTAAAATCATATATGCCACATAGTTAGTCAACTGATTGGAAGCTTTGATGAATGCAGTGATGTTTTCAAAACGTTCATTTAATCCCGACTTCTTACCCCAAACTTTTGCTAAACACGTGAACTTAGTGATCTTTGAATACAATCTGAATTCTCTCAACGTCAACTGCCTTGCCAACTCAATATAGTCAATATCCAATAACttgagtttcttcaaggatGATCCCTTTGTCAATGAAGCAGGTGGTTTAGTGTTCGGAATAACTGGCTCCCTTTCAATATAGATGAGTTCTCCATTCAAGATTCTAATCAAGTAACCTGTCAATTGCTTACCAATCGAGTACGATTGTACTGCAGGAGATTGAGCAAATGCAATCcatctcttcaacaaactctCATTGTAGTATGACTTTGACCAATGTTTTTCAACTAAAAGTTTCATGATATTCATGACTCTCAATCTGATTGGGTTTTGCTTCTTTGTGATCCAAGTGTTATATTCTTCGTAACTTAATCCCTCGGGAGCCTCCAAGTTGAAACGGTGAATCAACAATCCAACAAATTCTGAAAGTGGCATTATTGATGCaaacatcaacaaaaaTGCGGCATTGAAATTACTATCAAATAAATCATGATGAGTTAAGTGGGCAATCAAAGCCTCCTTTGTTCCTCCCTTGATATTACCCTTCAAATCTAATAGTAAATCAAATTCCTCATCTCCTTCCAAATACCATGGTAAGTCACTTGACTTCTTGTGACCACCACTATAGTAGGAATGATCCTCTGACTTCTCTGATAACAACGtgttgtttctttcaatcACCAACAACTGAACATTGAAGTCATCATGCATAACCCTTGTTGCGTAATTCAATATAGTTTCACGTTCATCAATCAATTGCTGAATAGTGCCCAAAAGCACatcaaagaacttgattCCTTCAGTTAAATAAGTAGACATAAGCGTATCTGGATTTAAGGAAATTGAATCTCCCTTGTTAGGATTGACTTGATCGGCCAATATATTAGTTAACAAGAGAGCAGCCTTTTCTgtttgcaatttcaaaatatCTCTGTTATAGAACAAAGGATCCTCATCTCGCAAGGCCTTAAATACTTCCGGGTCATCCAAGGTCAAAGACTGTGTTGACATGATTATCCTCAAAATTAAGTTGTGGAATTCTTGcttcaattgaaagaagtcaagaacaacagGGTAATCAAATGTCAAATTCGACGtatttgttgatcttgattcATCCTTTTGGTTGTTTTCATCATTTAGTTGATTTCTCACTCCTTCAGGGTCTGCTTCCTCGCCAGAAGAGCTTCTATTGATCAAACAAAAGACAGTAAAATCAAATGACTCAATAAGATCTACCATTGAGCTTCCATGATATAAGTACTTGTATATCAATCTCAAAATCTGAGTATTTCTTTCGTTCTTCAATACATCATTGTAATAAAGCTTCTGTGCTTGCGGTTTAAGATACTCTAGTGTTTCCTTACTCAATTTAATCATTTCTTCCAGCAATTGATAAACAGATTCGTATGTCAGGTGGTCAATTATAACTTTCGAATGGtatctgttcttcaaatcaTCCCCACTGACATTCAAGACAGGGTTGTTGGTAGTGAAGAAAGGGTTGCACCAATTTCCTCCATTgaattcatcaacaataaacCTGGGATATGTTTGGGGTAAAATGTCATAACGGTCTTGACCGTCATCTTCGGATGCATCTGACGAATCATAGTCTGATCTTTTCACGACTTTGTCTTCAGATAATTTCATAAATATCTTCACCAACGAATTGACATTGGATCTCAATGTTTCAATATCATTTTCTAATTGCAGAAGATAACTCATTTCTTGCTGGTCGTGATTAACTCCAGTTGAAGCAGGCACTGTACTCTCATTAGAATTTTGACGGATGGTAGACACGGAGGAGTGAGCAGAAAACGCTTCACTTCCGGCTTTACTTGTGGACTTATTtaatttgaagatgtcgaAACTAAATAATTGAGCTTCTGATGTAGATTGCGAATGGTGCATCACACTTAAATGAAGAATACCGTTAATGTACAACTGAGCAAATGCCCCTGCgattctcttcaattttctcCTAATTGATCTTTCGTACTTCGTGCCGAAGAAATCATCTTGATTTAATCTAGAAGTGGCCAATATTATGGACATGACCTTATTTAATCTCGAAAAGTGTGTACTAAATAGTTGCTTATTATGGTCTTTGAGCGATTTCGATGATAAATCCAAGAGGTAGTTATACTGCTCTCTGAGTTCACTCCAACGAGTCAAATCCGAGGGATGTTTGTAAAAAAGATTGTCcatagaaaagaaaggCTTGGTGAAATGATGATACGAAGAAGCCCCCGAGCTTTGGGTAACCGAGGATGCATTAGAGT
It encodes:
- a CDS encoding cell division control protein 25 (go_function guanyl-nucleotide exchange factor activity~go_process intracellular signaling cascade; small GTPase mediated signal transduction) gives rise to the protein MSHYMDEIAPDVISPHDTKPTVDQPLKHLDTVIALYDFPGTQPSHLPLNLGDTIYVLSKSDTGWWDGVLVGQTGELQRGWFPHHYVRSVNYVQPVLNKLKSNKELDSITASNTAANVLIPSFTNLLQKNLIDSEKNTPANSTRKNSVVSFASSETSIPSDSKGSSLPKHHSEASTQFSQHQPTSISHTLTSADFNNDNIIFTDVEEAEQMILEYKEKNKKNLTWIPRNTTSGDFVFYCEQLNIYCQTMPMVPFELTDVTAEVEMPSKEALTDKFDVQVYGTRSSSGDIGSRANSAGTFDPLKRDSNASSVTQSSGASSYHHFTKPFFSMDNLFYKHPSDLTRWSELREQYNYLLDLSSKSLKDHNKQLFSTHFSRLNKVMSIILATSRLNQDDFFGTKYERSIRRKLKRIAGAFAQLYINGILHLSVMHHSQSTSEAQLFSFDIFKLNKSTSKAGSEAFSAHSSVSTIRQNSNESTVPASTGVNHDQQEMSYLSQLENDIETLRSNVNSLVKIFMKLSEDKVVKRSDYDSSDASEDDGQDRYDILPQTYPRFIVDEFNGGNWCNPFFTTNNPVLNVSGDDLKNRYHSKVIIDHSTYESVYQLSEEMIKLSKETLEYLKPQAQKLYYNDVLKNERNTQILRLIYKYLYHGSSMVDLIESFDFTVFCLINRSSSGEEADPEGVRNQLNDENNQKDESRSTNTSNLTFDYPVVLDFFQLKQEFHNLILRIIMSTQSLTLDDPEVFKALRDEDPLFYNRDILKLQTEKAALLLTNILADQVNPNKGDSISLNPDTLMSTYLTEGIKFFDVLLGTIQQLIDERETILNYATRVMHDDFNVQLLVIERNNTLLSEKSEDHSYYSGGHKKSSDLPWYLEGDEEFDLLLDLKGNIKGGTKEALIAHLTHHDLFDSNFNAAFLLMFASIMPLSEFVGLLIHRFNLEAPEGLSYEEYNTWITKKQNPIRLRVMNIMKLLVEKHWSKSYYNESLLKRWIAFAQSPAVQSYSIGKQLTGYLIRILNGELIYIEREPVIPNTKPPASLTKGSSLKKLKLLDIDYIELARQLTLREFRLYSKITKFTCLAKVWGKKSGLNERFENITAFIKASNQLTNYVAYMILRKTDAKKRIQVIRYFVQVAEKCRQYNNFSSMTAIISALYSSSIHRLKKTWKYVSADTLSHLQSMNKLMNSSRNFNEYRDVLKFIGSEPCVPFFGVFLTDLTFVYHGNPDYLMNRTRMINFAKRAKTCEIVTGIDRFKTTGYNFQTVPEIQKYLDSWFDKCPTIEEQYQLSLNLEPREGQPSQHSQSTSSAVSGRDLPSFRNSKMSSTITNLALK